A window of the Gossypium hirsutum isolate 1008001.06 chromosome A03, Gossypium_hirsutum_v2.1, whole genome shotgun sequence genome harbors these coding sequences:
- the LOC107886800 gene encoding zinc finger protein NUTCRACKER gives MLETMAEEPVSNGFMQDPVPGSNNPPVAKRKRNLPGTPDPEAEVIALSPKTLMATNRFLCEICGKGFQRDQNLQLHRRGHNLPWKLKQRTTKEVRKRVYVCPEKTCVHHHPSRALGDLTGIKKHFYRKHGEKKWKCEKCSKRYAVQSDWKAHSKTCGTREYKCDCGTLFSRRDSFITHRAFCDALAEETARVNAASSMHSLATTNFSYQLMGNPLDTGMPQHFPSIFKTISSNDETIDQTRRGFSLWMGQAPQGHDSIGKSLQEIQQFGSLNSGSMYSDPLVSTSNPPASDYQLNWMFGNKVSSGNAEDQLTSTSLPLNNNVKENGTQLVSIPSLFSTQHQSQQTPSFSMSATALLQKAAQIGATSTDTSFLGSFGTKCSNSQVQDGSKYSDLYVSNTQTTTLGCDMENSANDISTLNQLQMYPAKRRYLQNEESGGGQTRDFLGVGVQQAICHPSSINGWI, from the exons ATGCTAGAGACGATGGCAGAAGAACCGGTTTCAAATGGTTTTATGCAGGATCCTGTTCCTGGATCCAATAACCCTCCTGTTGCAAAGAGGAAGAGAAACCTACCAGGAACACCAG ATCCTGAAGCTGAAGTGATAGCTTTGTCCCCAAAGACTCTGATGGCAACCAACAGGTTTTTGTGTGAAATATGCGGCAAGGGTTTCCAAAGAGACCAAAACCTTCAACTCCATAGGCGAGGCCATAACCTTCCATGGAAGTTGAAGCAAAGGACTACAAAGGAAGTGAGAAAGCGGGTGTATGTGTGCCCTGAAAAGACCTGCGTCCATCACCATCCTTCCAGGGCTCTCGGGGACCTGACTGGCATAAAGAAACACTTTTATCGGAAGCACGGGGAGAAGAAGTGGAAGTGTGAGAAGTGTTCAAAGCGATACGCTGTGCAGTCAGATTGGAAAGCTCACTCAAAGACCTGCGGCACCAGGGAGTACAAATGCGATTGTGGTACTCTATTTTCAAG AAGAGATAGCTTCATCACGCACAGGGCTTTCTGTGATGCTTTGGCTGAGGAAACAGCTAGAGTAAATGCAGCTTCCAGCATGCACAGCTTGGCCACCACCAATTTCAGTTACCAACTTATGGGGAATCCATTAGATACTGGGATGCCACAACATTTTCCCTCTATCTTCAAAACAATTTCAAGCAATGATGAAACCATAGATCAAACTAGACGTGGTTTTTCCTTGTGGATGGGCCAAGCACCTCAGGGCCATGATTCAATTGGCAAAAGTCTCCAAGAGATTCAACAATTTGGTTCTTTGAATTCGGGATCCATGTACAGCGATCCCCTGGTTTCGACATCGAATCCTCCGGCATCAGATTATCAGTTAAACTGGATGTTTGGCAACAAGGTCTCATCCGGTAATGCTGAAGATCAGCTAACCAGCACTTCACTTCCTTTGAACAATAATGTCAAGGAAAATGGAACTCAACTTGTGAGCATTCCTTCATTATTTAGCACCCAACACCAGTCTCAGCAAACCCCATCTTTCAGTATGTCTGCCACAGCTTTATTACAAAAAGCTGCCCAAATTGGTGCCACTTCAACTGACACTTCATTCCTAGGAAGCTTCGGGACCAAGTGTAGCAACAGTCAAGTTCAAGATGGGAGTAAATACAGTGATCTGTATGTGTCAAACACACAAACGACTACCCTAGGATGTGACATGGAAAATTCGGCAAACGATATTTCCACGTTGAATCAATTGCAAATGTACCCAGCAAAACGCCGGTACTTGCAGAATGAAGAAAGTGGGGGAGGACAAACAAGGGATTTTTTGGGTGTGGGAGTACAGCAGGCCATCTGTCACCCATCTTCAATCAATGGATGGATATGA
- the LOC107886799 gene encoding protein-lysine methyltransferase METTL21E, protein MKFTDSPVIQLQVRDSQLSIQQDNGSFHVGTSVWPCSLVLAKFVERWAPSSPTTTTSDNPYYDLLDFHTRRRRAIELGTGCGAAGMTFRLLGLQDIILTDISPVMPALKHNLKRNKPVLGKNMKTSILYWNNKDQIRGVNPPFDVVIAADVVYIEESVGHLVGAMEALVSDDGVILLGYQLRSPEADKLFWEMCEKVFVIEKVPHQDLHPDYAYEETDVYVFRKKKNNNN, encoded by the coding sequence ATGAAATTCACGGACTCACCGGTGATACAGCTTCAAGTGCGTGATTCCCAACTCTCTATCCAACAAGACAATGGCTCCTTCCACGTTGGTACCTCCGTCTGGCCTTGTTCTTTGGTTCTAGCCAAATTCGTAGAGCGCTGGGCACCATCTTCGCCCACCACCACCACCAGCGATAACCCTTATTATGACCTCCTTGATTTTCACACCCGCCGTCGTCGCGCCATCGAATTGGGAACTGGTTGTGGAGCTGCTGGCATGACTTTCCGCCTATTGGGTCTCCAAGACATCATCCTCACCGATATATCCCCTGTTATGCCTGCGCTCAAGCATAACCTCAAACGTAATAAACCCGTTCTGGGTAAGAACATGAAGACCTCGATTCTTTATTGGAACAACAAGGATCAGATCAGGGGCGTTAATCCTCCGTTCGATGTGGTGATCGCGGCAGATGTAGTCTACATCGAGGAATCGGTGGGTCATTTAGTTGGGGCTATGGAGGCGTTAGTTTCCGACGATGGGGTGATTCTGTTAGGGTACCAGCTGAGGTCACCGGAAGCTGATAAGTTGTTTTGGGAAATGTGTGAAAAGGTTTTCGTGATCGAAAAGGTTCCTCATCAGGATTTGCACCCTGATTATGCTTATGAGGAGACCGATGTTTATGTTTTCAGAAAGAAGAAGAACAATAACAATTAG